ATTCTTGTAAAGTAGGTGAAGTAAAAAAATAATGTATCTTTAAAGCGTGAGTGAAACTAGTAAAAAACAACTATTAAACCCTAATACATGGGTTGATAGCTATTCTGACTATCTGTTTAATTACGCAATAGTCAGGGTAAATAGTTCTGATATAGCGAAGGATTTGGTTCAAGAAACATTTTTTGCAGGGTTAAGATCTGCGAAGAATTTCGAAGGAAAATCTACAGAAAGAACTTGGCTAATATCAATATTGAAACGAAAAATTATCGATTACTATCGAAAGATTAACTCTAAAAAAGGACAAGCAGAGGTTCGTATGAGTTTTTATGAAGATGGAGAAAATGAAGGTAATTGGATCGAAGAACGTGTTCCTCAGTCTTGGAGTAGTGAGACTGAAAAAGGAATAGAGAACGAAGAATTGAAAGTACAAATCGAAGATTGTATAGATAAACTTCCCGAAAAATACGCTATGGTTTTTCGCATGAAAACAATACAGGAATTTGAAACTGAAGAAATTTGTAAGGAGTTAGATATAACTCCGTCAAACCTTTGGGTGATAATCCACAGAGCAAGAACGCAGCTAAGAAGTTGCATGGAAAAAAATTGGTTCAATAAATAACAAATGTTTAAATTTTTAAAAATTACCTGTCAAGAAGCAAATGAGATTTGTAACAAATCTCAATACAATGAAGCGACTCTGTTAGAGAAGGTAAAGCTAAGTTTACACATAGCTTCTTGTAAGTTTTGTAAAGAGTATTCTAAACAGAATAGAAAGCTTACAAATATTTTTAAAGCAAGAGCTATTGATTGTAAGAGTCACGTTCACTGTATGGACGATGAAGACAAAGAATTATTAAAAGAAAAATTAAAAGAAATGTCATCATAGAATTTCTTTTGACGAATTAAAAGATCGTTTTTTGATTTTTTGTTAGATTGAAACGGAGTTTACTTAAATTTAGGTAAATTCCGTTTTTTAAATTTTAATACATGCACTTTTTACCAGAAGAACTTGATAATTACGTAGTAAAACATTCACAGCAAGAACCTACTTTATTAAAAGAATTAAGTAGAGAAACTTGGCAAAAAGTACTTAATCCTAGAATGTTAAGTGGAGCTTTTCAGGGTAGAGTTTTGAGTAT
This genomic window from Tenacibaculum sp. 190524A05c contains:
- a CDS encoding sigma-70 family RNA polymerase sigma factor; this translates as MSETSKKQLLNPNTWVDSYSDYLFNYAIVRVNSSDIAKDLVQETFFAGLRSAKNFEGKSTERTWLISILKRKIIDYYRKINSKKGQAEVRMSFYEDGENEGNWIEERVPQSWSSETEKGIENEELKVQIEDCIDKLPEKYAMVFRMKTIQEFETEEICKELDITPSNLWVIIHRARTQLRSCMEKNWFNK